AGATAGTTTATGATAGTACACCCGATCTTCAGAGCTCTATTCAACTCCTACTATTCACTTCAATATACACAATGTGGGTGTCAGTGTCAAGGATGGTTGCGGAAGAAGCCTAAAAAATGtgcgtgactgctgctgtataatGCGGAGTGTCGACAtaaagaaatatacaccagacaaaaaTGTTGGTATAAAGCTATTTCTCAGTAAGAAAACTCAGTTCCCAAGTGTTATCCGAGAGTTCTTGTTTGTTTTACGGAAGAACTTTAGTTATTACATTTGACAAAAGAGGGAGGTTAGTTAtgatgtcaaaatcatcatgttatattttgattggttagttgagctttatctctgtgtatattagcatatttaggcatttctttctttcttggccaaagttcacttaTGCGGCTCTTTTCACTCTGAGACTGGAAAAACTCAGATCTTTCTCCTTCCATACAATCTGTATCTgcttcaaatgttttgtcttgTGATCCCTCATCTTGGGCCTCCTTGCGTCATTCCAAGGTCTCAATCTTAGTTGCAAGCAAAGAGCAAGCTGGATATAGGTTAATAGTAGTTAACAAATGTATTTTTCCGGTATTAGAAatggcgcatatatatatatatatatatatatatatatatatatatatatatatatatatatatatatatatatatatatatatatatatattatataaggaTTAAAATATATCTGCAAGGTAGAGCAGCACTTCCGAAAGGCGTCAAAGTAATATGGGTGCAAGCAGGCCCAATTGCAGCTCTGGTCAATGGTGGCAGTAATCGACACAAGTAGAAAgtgtcccacagcactccactATATGGTGAAAAGCAGTGTAGTTTATTTCCTCATATGTGGCAAGCAACGTTTCTACTGTCTGCACAGTCTTTatcgatatagatatatatataaataaataaaaaaaagttcggcAGTCAGAataattttaatcaacttgtcgtCAGTACTGGCCTGTAGGCTAACACTTTAAGCAATAAACAGGAAAAATTCCCTTTTGGGCCATGACTAAGGAGGCACTGCCTCTGAAACTTGCCAGGACTATGATGTGACCCCAAGTGTAACATCTCCTGCTTTTCACACTTGTGTATTTCTCATTTAAAGAATCaaaataatttgtaaataaaGAATTATGACGAAAGAATAAAACAAGTTGAAATGTTGTACAAGAATCTTAAGTCATGGACCCAAAAGAGCGTTTATTCTGTTTGCTGCTAAAAGCATTTGCCTACAGACAAGTTCTAACACCCATATCGTGTATATTGAATCCACTCACTGtatttgttgcaaaactgtatGTCTATTGGGACTCTTAGGGCTCATGCGcactgaggaaattcagcaaggaatTTTGTGGAATCAGTGCTGCCAGGAATCTGCTcatttcatgcagaattttcagaaCTTCCACAGTGTGCACTGAGCAACAAAACCCCATTGACATAAATGAGATTCTTCACAGTAAAAGCCCAGGTAGGTCAAACCCATGTCCTCAAATAGGTTAGGCGGATGTAAGTGGCCTTGGAGGATGAGTCTGTGATAGCAGACATGGGCTGGACTTGCCTGGGGATTTGCTGTGCTGGGGAGGCCCCCTGGGTTTTTGCGCCTCATTTGCATATCAACAAAAAGCCTTATATATTAAAGCTGGAAAGGGCTATTGAGATTACAAATGCTATGCCTGAAATCTAGATGACTAgccctatctagccatgggtttatttacacccctgttttcctgctgacaggtcagatttaaagggattgtccaggattagaaaaaatgctctcctgtccacaggttgagtGTAGTACTGCAACTCTGTCTCATTCACCTCAATGGAGCTGcactgcaatatcacacacaacctgtggacaggaataGCAAGAAGCAGCTCTTTCCTAATCCTGGATAAAGCTTTACCTAATCTGCAGGGCATTTTAAGTATCTAAATGTTGCATTTAGTTTTCCTTATCAAAGCGTTAATGCATTTACAATACAGCATATTAAGCTTAAACCTCTgggaacccccctccccctgaatCTCCCTGCCACATGAAGCGCAGGTCCGGAGTGCCAGAGATACATTGTAGCTTTACTAAAGAGTAACCAAAGCAAATCCCACATGGATGTTTTGCAGCCTGTTTTTCATCCTTGCATGCTTTTTATGCTGTGCACATGGGTCATGTACTTGTGGCTCTGTATTATAGAGCCTTAGAGTCTGTGTGGTGTCTCTGTGCAGCACTGGATTTTCATTGAAGTAAgttttgatttgttttaaggcaaaaagaaaaaagcagcCCCCACCTGAGAAAGAAAAGCCAGCAAAGAAGCAGAAGTCGGGAGAAAGCTCCAAAGGAGCTGCCTCAGCTAaacaaagcagcagcagcaaccaggAGGATAACATGTTCCAGGTATGGGCGGTTTGTATAACGTACACTAGGAATTGAATAGAGGCTGAGGACGATGTTAGAAAACCTAGTTTTGATACATGTACTCTAAAGCTTGCtatacatctttaaaggggtactccactgcccagcattcggaagtaaatgttctgaacgcttttTTCAAGCTGcatgggtcggccatgcccctcgtgacatcacacctcacgccccccccctcaatgcaagtctatgggagggggcgtgatggccgtcacgccccctcccatagatttgctttgagggggcatggccataatgtcacgaggggcatggccaccCACTCGCGGCTCGAAAAAAGCGTTCGTAAGATTTCCGaacgttggccagtggagtacccctttaagtgttggtcGAACATGCACTTTGCTGATATTCTGTCAAGCATTGTTGGACAACTCTAGCAGAGGCTTCTCCCATGATAATTGACATCTACTGCCcaatcctttatttttattttttttcctccactaGAATCTGCTGTTGGGGGTGTGGGGCAGCACCCCCAATACATATCAGATGGTGAGCGGGTTCACAAAACATTTTGTGGgcgatttatcagaacctgtccagaggaaaagttgctgagttgcccatagcaaccaatcagatcgcttctttcattttccagaggccttttcaaaaatgaaaagcgatctgattggttgctatgggcaactcagcaacttttcctctggacaggttttgataaatctccccttgtgtatggccagcttgagAAATTTTGGGAAACTTTCCCACATTATGACAATGCTATTTCTTACTAGACTTTGTAAGAACTAGATGCAATCTCAATTAATTAATTTGTGTTTTCTCCAGATTGGAAAAATGCGGTATGTTAGTGTTCGTGACTTCAAAGGAAAAGTACTCATTGATATTAGAGAATATTTTATGGACAACCAAGGAGAAATGAAGCCAGGAAGGAAAGGTAAAATCGAATATCTGTTATATCAATGCAGGTTTTGCTTGAATTAGAGTGGTATATTACGATCATCACCTCTGTGTTTCGTTGTTTGAGGTGGGGGATGGGTATAAACAATTTAAGACTTCTGACCTGGTAGGATTTTATTTTCCATAAGGAAACCGTCAATTTACTCAATGTTTACAAATCTCACTGATTCAGTAgacaaatataccgtatttatcggcgtataacacgcactttttaggcaaaaatttttagcctaaagtctgtgtgcgtgttatacgccgatacacccccaggaaaggcagggggagagaggccgtcgctgcccgcttctctccccctgcctttcctggggtctagagcgctgctgtcggcccttttcaccccctggttatcggcgccgatgcctgttctgtccccctgactatcggtgccggcgccgatagccagggagagagaagcgacgccgacagccaggggagagaaggggcagcggcacccattgccggcgccgctgccccgttgcctccccccatccccggtggcataattacctgagtcgggtccacgctgctccaggcctccgtcgtgcgtccccggcgtcattgctatgcgctgaacggcgcggcgcatgacgtcagagcgccgcgccgtgcatagcaacgacgctggggacgcacgacggaggcctggagcagcgcggacccgactcaggtaattatgccaccggggatggggggaggcaacggggcagcggcgccggcaatggatgccgctgccccttctctccccctggctgtcggcgccgcttctctctccctggctatcggcgccggcacccatagtcagggggacagaacgggcagcggcgccgataaccagggggtgaaaagggccgacagcagcgctctagaccccaggaaaggcagggggagagaagcgggcagcgacggcctctctccccctgcctttcctggggatatatcggggtatacacgcgcacacacgcaccctcatttttccatggatatttgggtaaaaaactttttttacccaaatatccttggtaaaatgagggtgcgtgttataggccggtgcgtggtataccccgataaatacggtaatatttgAGGAGCAACCCCATTAGAAATGTTGACCTGGCTTTATAACTTTTtaacaggggtactccggcattTGACAACTTCTGTTACCCAAAGAAAGGGGATAAGTGATTGTGGGGGTCGGACCATTGGGACACATCTGCCcccttacagatttgtaaattacttctattaaaaaatcttaatccttccagtactttttaggggctgtatactacagaggaaatgctttactttttagatttctctgatgtcatgaccacaatgctctctgctgtccattttaggaactgtccagagcagcatatgttttctatgggga
Above is a genomic segment from Hyla sarda isolate aHylSar1 chromosome 1, aHylSar1.hap1, whole genome shotgun sequence containing:
- the SUB1 gene encoding activated RNA polymerase II transcriptional coactivator p15 isoform X2 → MPKSKELVSSSSSGSDSDSEVDQKAKRKKQPPPEKEKPAKKQKSGESSKGAASAKQSSSSNQEDNMFQIGKMRYVSVRDFKGKVLIDIREYFMDNQGEMKPGRKGISLNPEQWNQLKEQMSDIDDAIRKL